CGTCATCAGACGATTCGCTCAGATCGGGTTCTGCAGGTTCTTCCGGTTGGGTAATGATGAGCCGGGCTTCTTCTGGAAGTTCACGCGTCCGCAGCTCCGCCGTGCGCGGGCTCGCTCCGAGGATTCCTGCACCGAAGGCGTGGCCTGTTGCAGCAGTCTGCACTTCACGGGAACTCGTCGAGATGTCACCTTCGAAACGAGCGATGACGGCAGTTTCCGCGGCTGCCCGCGAAGCCCTTCGAGCCGCGGAGTGCACGCGCGCTTGGTGCCGTTGCTCTTCGCGCTTCTGATCTAGGTGACTTACGGCCAGCAGCAAGCAGCCGATGGCCGTCACCAGAATGCCGATGACTATGAGAGGAAGTACAGCGGAGTTGGCCTGATGACGTTCCCATGTGAGAGTCACAGTGGGAGTGGAACCATCCGATGTGCTGACGATTGCAGAGATCTGACCTGGGTCAGTCACCGTGTAGGCCAGCGATGTTGAGCCCGCGGCAGTTGCGGTATCTAGCCAGTTGTCTGAGCTTGCAAGCGAGGGCTGATCGTCAACCTCGGCCGCAACATCCGTGACAGCCAAGGTCTCCCAATCGGACAACCCCGTCACCTGACCCGCGGAAAGACCTGAGGCCCACGCTTCGACGTCGTCAGAATAACCAATAGCGATGGTGACGTCCGCTTCAGGATCAGCAGCCTTCGCGGATACCGTCACCTTTGTGTTCACCAAGTCGAGGACGCCTGGATCAGTCCACAGGAATGCAGCATCAGAGGACTCTGTGGAAGCTGTAACCGTAGGATCCGGGCTCCAAATGGTGGCGGAGCCGACCCCGATAGCGGCGATCACGAGGCCCATGACGGCCAGCACAATCCCTGCAAGCTTTCGCATTATTTCCTCTCATTGACCATTTGGCCGTAGCGTCTTGAGTACGCCACCTGCACAACGGGCACAACCCCAGCGTCAAAATAACGTTTTTATAACAATAGCGTGTGCGTTAGCCTTTTGACGGTTAGCTCAGTCACGCTCGAACACAGACCGATAATCCCAACTCTATCTTCCAACTATTATCCTGAAGAAAGATGTGAACAGCCATCACCAGATGGAACTGAGCAGCACTCTTGATACTGAAAGGTCATCCATGGTTGACGATAGTCCCCTTTTTCCGGTGGTCCGGCGCGGATACGACCGCGCGCAAGTGGACGAACGGATCCATGGACTTGAACAGTCTCTATCCGAAACACGTTCACAGGCTGCGGGCTTAGATGCTCGTATCCTCCGACTCTCCGGCGAACTGGCCAAAGCGCAAAAGCAAGTCCGTGAAAATGATCGCCCCACTTACTCCGGGCTCGGATCGCGAGTGGAGCGCCTTCTGCGCGCCACTGAACAACAGGCGCTTGACGTCATGACCCGTGCAAACGCCGACGCACAAAGCATCGTCAGCCGCGCGCAGCGCAAAGCTGACCACCTCACAGCTGCAGCGGAAGCTGAAGCCCAAGATGTGGTGACCCATGCTCAGACGAAGGCCGACCAGCTCCGTATCACCTCACGTTCCGAAGCAGAGACGCTGACAACAAACGCACACCGCACTGCCGAGGAACTCGTATCCTCCGCAGAACGGGAAGCAGATCGCGTCCGTTCCCAGGCCAAAACCGAAGCATCCGCACAGTTGTCCCAAGCAACTCACGAAGCAGAGGAGCTACGCATGAAGACTATTGCCGAAGTAGCCGCTTTACGTGCTGAAGCTGAGCAGGAAGTTGCCTCCCTGCGCGCGGAGACTGAGCGCGAAGTGAACCGCATCCGCACCGAAGCAAACGAAGAAGCTGCCGCTCTACGCGCCAGCGTCAACCGCGAAGTCACCGCTCTGCGCAGCCAAGAAGCTTCAGAACGCGCAGCAGTAGAAGCGGACGCACGCGAGAAGTCCACTTCGATGGTTAAGGACGCCGAAGCTCAAGCAGAGCACGCTGAGCGCCGCCTTGCAGAGGCCACAACCCACGCCAACCAGCTCACGGAGCAGAGCACGGCAGAGGCAGCCGCGCGCCTTTCCAACGCGAACGAGCAAGCGGACAAGATTCTTCAGGAAGCGCGCGAGGAGGCACGGCTAGTTCGAGAAGAAGCTATCGCTGACGCCAGCGATCGCCAGCGCGCCGCCGATGAGCACGTTGCCGCTCTTGAGGCTCAGCGCAAGAACCTTTCCTCATACATTGAGGACATGCGCTCGGCCCTTGCCACCGCCGATTCTGGGCTCACCCTGAGCTCTATCGTTGAAGCCGCCGCACCAGAACCCCCCGCAGCTGCGGCAGAAGGCGAATCGGTTCGTGGCGAAAGCACTGGCGAGCCTTCCGATGCCACCTCAAGCGAGGAATTCGTAGAGGAGACCAGCGCACAGGCCGAGGAGTCAACAGCATCCGATACAGACGATTCCGATCAAGCCGAGTAGATCCGTGCACTGCGCAACTTCGCTGGGCACACAGCCTGTTGGCTGGGCACACAGCCTGTTGGCGGGGCACGCAGCCCTGTTCACGGCGGATAGATGACTAAGTAAGGCAGACCTCTTAGGCGCTTTCTACCTGAGCATAGAAATCGCCTAGTAGCGCCGCCAGTTCGCGGGGGCGCTCATTGGCAACAAAGTGGCCCGCAGCCGGGATCTCTACGATTCTGGCGGTGGGCCGCTTTTCTTGTAGAGCAGAAAGAGTTTGCGGCTTGCACGTGGGATCGTCACTTCCACGCACAAGAAGCACCGGACCTTCCACAGCAGACACTGCCCCGGTGGCGTCCTCTCGATCACGCATGGCCCTCTGAATCCATCCGAGCGCCACAGAGTCCACACGTGAGAGTTGAGCGGCCAACGCATCTCTCACTCCCTGTGAAGCAAGCGGAGAAACCATGGTTGTTGACCATGCAGCCACCGCCTCGTTGCCTCGTCCTTCATCACAGAGCGCAATTGCTCTGTTGCGTGGATTATCTTCGCCTTGTGGATCAGCGGCGATATTCGTGTCCATAAGAACGAGTCCAGCCACCATATCCGGATGGCGCAACGTGAACGCAGCTGCAACGGCTCCGCCCATCGAAAGCCCACCTAGGACTACCCTGTCTACACCTCGAGCCCGTAGGCAGGAACGCAACGCATCCACATACACGCTGAGTGAAGGTTCCGGATACTCATAGTCCCGCTGCAGATCGCTACCACTAGGCGAACCTCCAAACCCGGGTGCATCTACCGTAAGCACGTCTACATCGGAGAGTTCGCCGCGCACTTCATCCCACATCGAGCTATCGAGTGGAAGCGCGTGAAGCAATACAAGGGGAAGATCTGATGTTGGGCCAGTACGACGCCAATGAAGTGCCATCATGCCCTCAGAATACCGCGCGGGCCAGCTGATTCACTGCCTTCCGCGGTGCACCCAACACGAGGTGTGCCAATGGCGCCGCGCATCCTGACCAAACTGGGATCCAAGGATGGACTCCTCGGTCCACACGACTTCATGGGGCTCGCCCACCACAATCACGCCTCCACAGCCTGGACACACATACTGTTTGGAACCCTTGGCAATGTGGTGGACCTTGTACGTGTAGCCGTCGCGCCCCTGTTCAGTGTGCACACCACCCATAGCGGCCTCAGTGTTGAGAGGGCGAACTGGACGGGAGTACTTCTTGGAACGGCGCACACCAGTATTCTAGCGACCCGCCTATCCTCAATCCGTGGTGAGCTGCACGGGCTCTCCAGCTCGGATCACCTCGCGCACATTCAGATCTTCATCCACCCAAACAAGATCTGCTCGGCAACCCACCTCAATGCGTCCCAGATCTGTGCGACCTATGACGTTCGCCGGAGTCATGCTTGCCATCCTGACGGCCTCGTGAAGGGGAACTCCTGCGCGCACCGTGGTGCGAACCACGTCGATCAAGTGCGACGTCCCGCCAGCTAGATTCCCTCCTCGCAGTCGCGCTACACCATTTGTGACATGCACAAGAAGTCCGCTGAGTTCATACGTGCCATCTGGCATCCCTGCCGCGGCCATCGAGTCGGTCACCAATACCATCGCGTCTGGCCCGATGAGCTCGGCTGTAGTCCGAACCAGGTTGATCGCAACGTGGATTCCGTCGCCAATAAGCTCCACGATGGCGTCGCCCCGATGCGCCGCTGCCAAGTACTCCGCAGCGGGCCCAGGTGCGCGATGTGCCAGCTCTCTCATAGCGTTGAACAGGTGGTTCGCAACCGGACGGTACGAGGTGGGGCTTGCGCCCGACGCTCGCAGCGCCTCCACCGCAACTTCGTTTAGTCTGCGCGCTGTTTCATCGTCTGAGTTGGTGTGACCCCATGTGGGTACCACACCGCGGGCAGCTAGGTGACGGACCAACTCCTCCGCACCCTCGAGTTCCGGAGCGATGGTCATCCCCCACGCATGTCCGCCAGCCGCCTCGATGAGTCGATCGGCCACCTCCACATCGGGCGCCAAAAGGTACAGGGGATTCTGCGAGCCGCAGCGTTCGCGGGAGAGGAACGGACCCTCTATTTCTATTGCTTCCACGAGGTCGTCGTCGCATGCGAGAGAAAGAAGCTCTAGTACGAACTCCATTCGTTCCAAATCCATTGTCGACGACGCCGCGCCAAGTCCAGTGGTGCCCGCCCTCCGGTGTTCCATGACTGCGGTGCGAACTTCATCTTCACGTGTTGCATCAGGGAAGGATACTCCACCGCCGCCATGGCAATGGATATCCACCAGACCCGGAAGGATGTAACCTTCCAACCGTTCCCCAGGGCCCGAACTGCGCGCCACGCGCGTGAAGCGATTGCCTTCCCACTCCACCGTGCCGTCCTGAAGAATGCCGTCGGGTAACACGATCGATCCACGGATAGCTCCCATGACTCCCCCTTGAGTGCATTGGCAGCCTGGACGTCAGAACAAGCGATCCTCCGGGTGATCCAGGCCACGCATTTCGTCATAGTCGAGAATAACGCACTCAATGCCTCGATCCTCAGCAAGCGTGCGAGCTTGTGGCTTGATTTCTTGCGCTGCGAAGACACCTCTCAATGGCGTAAGGAGGGGGTCGCGGCCCAGAAGGTCAAGATATCGAGTCAACTGTTCGACGCCATCGATATCGCCTCGGCGTTTAATCTCCACCGCAATGTGACCGCCTTCGCCGTCACGAACCATCAAATCAACGGGACCAATTGGCGTGGGAAACTCGCGGCGCACAAGGGAAACACCCTCCCCTAGGCGATCCACTTGCTCGGCCAAGAGTTTCTGAAGATGCGCTTCTACACCATCTTTGACCAAGCCCGGTTCCATGCCCAACTGGTGTGTGTAATCACCGATGATCTCAAAAATCCGAATCACGAGTTCGTCGTCGGTCTTCTTCTGCGAGACCTCCCACACCTCTTGCGCGCCAATCGCTAACTCATCCTCGTTCGGTTCGCGTACACGCAGAGTGCAGGGCGGAATCATCCAATTGAGTGGTTTGTAGGATCCTCCATCTGAATGCACAAGAACGGATCCATCAGCTTTCACCATGAGCAGCCGGGCACCTCGATCTAGGTGTGCGTCAAGGCGCCCAGAGTATTCAACTGAACAATTTGCGAACACAACTCGCATCAAGAATGTCCTTTCGCAAAGTGAGGCTGCAGAACCGCACCACGGGCTGAGCGCGCAGGCGCTCGAAAGACTACCGGAACGGGCAGTGAGAATCCCGCAGGAGATCTAAATGTACGTCGGTTCCTCAGCCGGTGGAGCGGAGTCAATCCAGGAGACCAAGCCAGCAAAGGACTGTGGACTCATAGCGATGTCTAGTGCCTCGCCGAGATACTCAACATGCGCAACCGTGAGGTCGTTGCGGGCTAGCTTATGGCCGACTATATGAAAACCAGCGCGTTGGAAGACGCGCTGGGGAACGGGAAGAAATGAACGAGTGCTGAACCACTCGAGCGCACGGGGGCCAAGAATGAGCACTCCTGTGCGCCATCCACGAGCATTCTTGGCGCGCACAGAACACTGTAAGGAACCTGGACGGCGCAACAGAATGGTTAAGCGCAGTGCACACCAGCCCACAGCGCACAGAGCGAGGAGCAGCACGAGCAACAGCACCAAGATGATTCGCGTATCAACATCTTGTGAGCTCAAGCTTGCTCCTCGCCTTCAGTTCTAAAGATCTGCAACCTGGCCCGAATCAACCAAGATGTAGACCCGGTCCGCATCTACAGTTACAAAGCCGCCGACCACATCAATTGCAGTATCAGGAATACCTTCGCCCGAGACGTGTACCTGACCTGTGGACAATAATGCCATGACAGGGGTGTGTCCAGCCAAAATGCCCAGTTCGCCATCGCTGGCGGGAACCCGCACTTGACCGGCTTCACCCTGCCAGATCGGGCCCGCCGGAGCTACCACTTCGACATGCATTAGCGGCCTTCCGATTGAATCCTTGCCCAAGCCTTCTCAATATCGTCGATTCCGCCGATGTTGAAGAACGCCTGTTCCGGAATGTGGTCGTATTCGCCATCACAGAGCCTGCGGAATGCTTCCACTGTTTCATCAACCGGGACAGTGGAACCTTCCACACCCGTGAACTTGACGGCTGTGTAGGTGTTCTGTGAAAGGTACTGCTGGATACGGCGTGCGCGAGCTACCGTGACCTTATCCTCCTCAGAAAGCTCGTCCACGCCCAGGATCGAAATGATGTCCTGAAGCTCCTTGTTCTTCTGAAGAATGGCCTTCACGCGAGTGGCAACTTCATAGTGCTGCTTGCCCACAATCTGTGGGTCTAGGATGCGCGAGGTTGAGCTGAGTGGATCCACTGCTGGGTAGATGCCACGCGAAGCGATCTCACGGGAAAGCTCCGTGGTGGCATCCAAGTGAGCGAATGTGGTGGCAGGCGCCGGATCGGTGTAATCGTCGGCGGGCACGTAGATGGCCTGCAGCGAGGTAATCGAATGGCCACGAGTTGAGGTAATGCGCTCCTGAAGAGCACCCATCTCATCTGCCAGCGTCGGCTGGTAGCCCACAGCAGATGGCATACGGCCTAGCAGAGTTGAAACCTCGGATCCGGCCTGCGTGAACCGGAAAATGTTGTCGATGAACAACAGCACATCCTGATTCTCAACATCCCTGAAGTACTCCGCCATGGTCAGCCCGGATAGGGCGATACGTAGGCGGACCCCCGGCGGCTCGTCCATCTGGCCGAAGACAAGTGCGGTCTTGTCCAGAACGCCGGCCTCGCCCATCTCGCGGATGAGGTCGTTGCCCTCGCGGGTGCGCTCGCCCACTCCGGCGAACACAGAGACGCCGTCATGGTCCTGCGCAACACGCTGAATCATTTCCTGAATCAGAACGGTCTTTCCCACACCTGCGCCGCCGAAGAGGCCGATCTTGCCGCCCTGAACATAAGGGGTGAGAAGGTCAATGACCTTGATACCTGTCTGGAACATGCGGGTTTCGGGCTCAAGCTCATCAAAGGCCGGTGGCTTGCGGTGGATCGGCCAGCGCTCCGTAACCTCGAGGTGCTCACCTTCGGCTAGGTTCAGGCACTCGCCGAGCACGTTAAACACGTGGCCTTTGGTGACCTCACCCACTGGAACGGTGATGGCACTTCCAGAGTCGCGAACCACCGCGCCACGGACAAGACCATCCGTGGGCTTCATTGCGATGCATCGAACGATGTTGTCACCCAAGTGCTGGGCAACTTCCAACGTCATGTCGAATGCACCTTCGCCCTCACCCTGAGTGGACAGATCCACGCGGGTGACCAGCGCATTGTTGATCTCAGGTAATGCGTCGGAGGGAAACTCGACGTCGACGATGGCGCCGATGACCTGAACAACGCGACCTTGGTTGGTAGCAACTGTCGTGTCAACTGAGGCAGTCATGTTTTTCTCTTCCTTGGAATTCGGGGCTTAGGCTTCTTGCTTGAGCGCGTCAGCACCCGAGACGATCTCGGTGATCTCAGTGGTGATCTCCGCTTGGCGAGCATTGTTCGCCTTACGGGTGTACTCCTGGATGAGCTGGCCGGCGTTCTCCGTGGCCGAATGCATAGCCTGCTGGCGCGAAGCCAACTCAGAGGCGGCAGCGGTCAACAGCACAGACTTGATTCGTTGACGCACATACATGGGCAGCAACGAATCAAACACCTCCTGCGCTGATGGTTCGAACTCGTACAGCGGAGCAGCTCCGGGTTGATAGTCGCCCAACTCGTCGCGTTCAGCATCGGCCAACACGTCGTCGTCGGTATCCGCGATCTCCATCGGAAGCATGTGACGCTTCTGGACCACTTGCCGAACCATCGACTCAAAACGAGTGAAAACCACGTGGACTTCAGCTATGCCACCTTCTTCTACCGGAGCCAAATAGGCGTTGAGAAGAGTGGTGGCGATGTCGTCAGTGGTTGCGTCATTGGGGCGATCGGAATCTCCGCTCCACACCTTCTCCACATCGACGTTGCGGAAGTGATAGTAGCTCTCCCCACGGCGGCCAGAAATGTAGAGAACCGGTTCCATTCCCTGCTCGCGCAGTTCGTCCATGAATCGGTCCGCTTCGCGTAGCACCGACGCCGAATAGGCGCCCGCCATACCACGATCGGACGTCACCACAAGAACGGCGACCCTGTTCGTATCTGTGCGGCGAACGAGGAACGGATGCTTGTGGTTGAAGTCGTGCGCCGCCACGGCCGCGATGGACCGAGTCAGAACCTGAGCGTAGGGATCGAGCCCCATGGCCGCTTCGCGCGCCTTGGAGATGCGTGACGCGGCGATGAGCTCCATCGCCCGAAACACCTTCTCCAAGGTACTCGTTGCCCGGATCTTCTCCTTGAAGACCCTCTGTGCACCAGCCACTGTTAGCTCCGCTTCGCCCGGACGAGCGTCTCCCGAACGACTTCGGTCTCAGACTCA
The DNA window shown above is from Changpingibacter yushuensis and carries:
- a CDS encoding cell division protein DivIVA, which codes for MVDDSPLFPVVRRGYDRAQVDERIHGLEQSLSETRSQAAGLDARILRLSGELAKAQKQVRENDRPTYSGLGSRVERLLRATEQQALDVMTRANADAQSIVSRAQRKADHLTAAAEAEAQDVVTHAQTKADQLRITSRSEAETLTTNAHRTAEELVSSAEREADRVRSQAKTEASAQLSQATHEAEELRMKTIAEVAALRAEAEQEVASLRAETEREVNRIRTEANEEAAALRASVNREVTALRSQEASERAAVEADAREKSTSMVKDAEAQAEHAERRLAEATTHANQLTEQSTAEAAARLSNANEQADKILQEAREEARLVREEAIADASDRQRAADEHVAALEAQRKNLSSYIEDMRSALATADSGLTLSSIVEAAAPEPPAAAAEGESVRGESTGEPSDATSSEEFVEETSAQAEESTASDTDDSDQAE
- a CDS encoding alpha/beta fold hydrolase, producing MMALHWRRTGPTSDLPLVLLHALPLDSSMWDEVRGELSDVDVLTVDAPGFGGSPSGSDLQRDYEYPEPSLSVYVDALRSCLRARGVDRVVLGGLSMGGAVAAAFTLRHPDMVAGLVLMDTNIAADPQGEDNPRNRAIALCDEGRGNEAVAAWSTTMVSPLASQGVRDALAAQLSRVDSVALGWIQRAMRDREDATGAVSAVEGPVLLVRGSDDPTCKPQTLSALQEKRPTARIVEIPAAGHFVANERPRELAALLGDFYAQVESA
- a CDS encoding ATP/GTP-binding protein, with protein sequence MRRSKKYSRPVRPLNTEAAMGGVHTEQGRDGYTYKVHHIAKGSKQYVCPGCGGVIVVGEPHEVVWTEESILGSQFGQDARRHWHTSCWVHRGRQ
- a CDS encoding N-acetylglucosamine-6-phosphate deacetylase yields the protein MGAIRGSIVLPDGILQDGTVEWEGNRFTRVARSSGPGERLEGYILPGLVDIHCHGGGGVSFPDATREDEVRTAVMEHRRAGTTGLGAASSTMDLERMEFVLELLSLACDDDLVEAIEIEGPFLSRERCGSQNPLYLLAPDVEVADRLIEAAGGHAWGMTIAPELEGAEELVRHLAARGVVPTWGHTNSDDETARRLNEVAVEALRASGASPTSYRPVANHLFNAMRELAHRAPGPAAEYLAAAHRGDAIVELIGDGIHVAINLVRTTAELIGPDAMVLVTDSMAAAGMPDGTYELSGLLVHVTNGVARLRGGNLAGGTSHLIDVVRTTVRAGVPLHEAVRMASMTPANVIGRTDLGRIEVGCRADLVWVDEDLNVREVIRAGEPVQLTTD
- the nucS gene encoding endonuclease NucS, with amino-acid sequence MRVVFANCSVEYSGRLDAHLDRGARLLMVKADGSVLVHSDGGSYKPLNWMIPPCTLRVREPNEDELAIGAQEVWEVSQKKTDDELVIRIFEIIGDYTHQLGMEPGLVKDGVEAHLQKLLAEQVDRLGEGVSLVRREFPTPIGPVDLMVRDGEGGHIAVEIKRRGDIDGVEQLTRYLDLLGRDPLLTPLRGVFAAQEIKPQARTLAEDRGIECVILDYDEMRGLDHPEDRLF
- a CDS encoding DUF2550 family protein; its protein translation is MSSQDVDTRIILVLLLVLLLALCAVGWCALRLTILLRRPGSLQCSVRAKNARGWRTGVLILGPRALEWFSTRSFLPVPQRVFQRAGFHIVGHKLARNDLTVAHVEYLGEALDIAMSPQSFAGLVSWIDSAPPAEEPTYI
- the atpC gene encoding ATP synthase F1 subunit epsilon; the protein is MHVEVVAPAGPIWQGEAGQVRVPASDGELGILAGHTPVMALLSTGQVHVSGEGIPDTAIDVVGGFVTVDADRVYILVDSGQVADL
- the atpD gene encoding F0F1 ATP synthase subunit beta, with amino-acid sequence MTASVDTTVATNQGRVVQVIGAIVDVEFPSDALPEINNALVTRVDLSTQGEGEGAFDMTLEVAQHLGDNIVRCIAMKPTDGLVRGAVVRDSGSAITVPVGEVTKGHVFNVLGECLNLAEGEHLEVTERWPIHRKPPAFDELEPETRMFQTGIKVIDLLTPYVQGGKIGLFGGAGVGKTVLIQEMIQRVAQDHDGVSVFAGVGERTREGNDLIREMGEAGVLDKTALVFGQMDEPPGVRLRIALSGLTMAEYFRDVENQDVLLFIDNIFRFTQAGSEVSTLLGRMPSAVGYQPTLADEMGALQERITSTRGHSITSLQAIYVPADDYTDPAPATTFAHLDATTELSREIASRGIYPAVDPLSSTSRILDPQIVGKQHYEVATRVKAILQKNKELQDIISILGVDELSEEDKVTVARARRIQQYLSQNTYTAVKFTGVEGSTVPVDETVEAFRRLCDGEYDHIPEQAFFNIGGIDDIEKAWARIQSEGR
- a CDS encoding F0F1 ATP synthase subunit gamma — its product is MAGAQRVFKEKIRATSTLEKVFRAMELIAASRISKAREAAMGLDPYAQVLTRSIAAVAAHDFNHKHPFLVRRTDTNRVAVLVVTSDRGMAGAYSASVLREADRFMDELREQGMEPVLYISGRRGESYYHFRNVDVEKVWSGDSDRPNDATTDDIATTLLNAYLAPVEEGGIAEVHVVFTRFESMVRQVVQKRHMLPMEIADTDDDVLADAERDELGDYQPGAAPLYEFEPSAQEVFDSLLPMYVRQRIKSVLLTAAASELASRQQAMHSATENAGQLIQEYTRKANNARQAEITTEITEIVSGADALKQEA